In Prunus dulcis chromosome 1, ALMONDv2, whole genome shotgun sequence, the following are encoded in one genomic region:
- the LOC117614729 gene encoding submandibular gland secretory Glx-rich protein CA-like translates to MGKKKPQKTKELSVAIAEAPSTGDEGQQQSQPQPHTPRKRGRPRKIIEKTESTEEQSTPQTEEAAAAAEDVEEQSKKAKATEDEDQQEEEQQEQPKIKTEEPSSASVRGGAKKEEGQARQPSRSRARRKSKPRKSS, encoded by the coding sequence atGGGTAAGAAGAAGCCTCAGAAAACGAAGGAGCTTTCAGTAGCTATAGCTGAAGCTCCATCAACTGGAGATGAAGGGCAGCAGCAATCACAGCCTCAGCCTCATACCCcaagaaagagaggaagacCTCGCAAGATCATTGAGAAAACTGAAAGCACTGAAGAACAATCCACACCACAAACAGAAGAAGCTGCTGCTGCAGCTGAAGATGTTGAAGAACAGtctaaaaaagcaaaagccACTGAGGATGAAgatcaacaagaagaagaacaacaaGAGCAGCCAAAGATAAAAACAGAAGAACCCTCATCGGCTTCTGTGAGAGGAGGTGCTAAAAAGGAAGAGGGACAAGCTAGGCAGCCTTCAAGAAGTAGAGCTAGGCGGAAAAGCAAACCCAGAAAGAGTAGCTAA
- the LOC117624187 gene encoding uncharacterized protein At1g01500, translating to MDGLNGRANNGEVANPDLQIIRYSPYQPCSKLASSWFDLRVFYVRVSNFKVDDSTPKHLTLNHIPLFPDTLLEINGAKSSIFSEGVSSHLRRDRVDKKSEEATFVNTDSIRLTGSAKFEVFDKEDLILSGVLDMSNSNGFTGESKSYAKRWSMNCESEITAGTGFLKGKQLGGAELPAPTIEVYITGCFSGTPIILTKTLQLNFRKKHNRMSTLDAIPEYETTECQKDVSPGLDMEIAEYGNYKPENEEEYSNLYWRRTEYMDGEDGELSWFNAGVRVGVGIGLGVCLGIGIGVGLLVRTYQTTTRTFKRRLV from the exons ATGGATGGTTTGAATGGAAGAGCGAACAATGGGGAAGTTGCCAATCCTGACCTCCAGATTATTAGATACTCTCCTTACCAGCCCTGCAGTAAATTAGCTTCATCCTGGTTTGATCTGAGAGTCTTCTATGTGAGGGTTAGCAACTTTAAGGTCGATGATTCGACCCCAAAGCATCTTACTCTCAACCACATTCCTCTATTCCCAGATACCCTTTTGGAAATCAATGGTGCTAAAAGTAGCATTTTTTCTGAAGGCGTCTCTTCACATCTTAGAAGGGATCGGGTCGATAAGAAATCTGAAGAAGCCACATTTGTGAATACAGACAGCATAAGGCTGACGGGAAGTGCGAAATTTGAAGTGTTTGACAAAGAAGATCTCATCCTGTCTGGGGTGTTAGATATGTCTAATAGCAATGGTTTCACTGGTGAATCAAAAAGCTATGCCAAGCGATGGAGCATGAATTGTGAATCAGAGATTACCGCTGGCACTGGATTTTTGAAGGGGAAACAACTTGGTGGCGCTGAATTACCTGCACCAACCATTGAGGTTTACATCACAGGCTGCTTCTCTGGGACACCAATCATCTTAACCAAGACCCTGCAGCTTAATTTCCGGAAGAAACATAATAGAATGAGCACTCTGGATGCAATCCCCGAGTACGAGACAACTGAATGCCAGAAAGATGTCTCTCCTGGGCTTGATATGGAG ATAGCAGAATACGGAAACTACAAGCCAGAGAATGAGGAAGAGTACAGCAACCTGTACTGGAGGAGGACAGAATATATGGATGGGGAAGATGGCGAGCTCTCATGGTTCAATGCTGGTGTGAGAGTTGGTGTCGGTATCGGACTCGGCGTTTGTCTTGGAATTGGTATCGGGGTCGGTTTGCTGGTCCGTACTTACCAAACGACCACTCGAACTTTCAAGAGGCGACTGGTGTGA
- the LOC117624201 gene encoding phosphatidylinositol transfer protein 3 encodes MFRLWSSSHHQDNDPSQHEVKINELKAAIGPLSGRSLQFCTDACFRRYLEARNWNVDKAKKMLEETLNWRSTYKPEEICWGEVANEGETGKVYRANFRDRSGRTVLILRPGMQNTVSIDNQMRHLVYLIENAVFNLPEGQEQMAWLIDFTGWTLSTTVPVKSARDTINILQNHYPERLAVAFLYNPPRIFEAFWKIVKYFLDNKTFHKVKFVYPKNKDSVELMKQYFDEKNLPTEFGGHAILNYDHEEFSKLMTQDDVRSAAFWGRDDKLPHYGNGHSGAEVAPEPVCLAPVAS; translated from the exons ATGTTTCGCCTCTGGAGCAGTTCCCATCACCAAGACAATGATCCCTCGCAGCATGAAGTGAAG ATCAATGAGCTGAAGGCTGCAATTGGACCGCTATCCGGGCGTAGTTTACAGTTCTGCACTGATGCGTGCTTCAGGAGATATTTGGAGGCACGGAATTGGAACGTAGACAAAGCCAAGAAAATGTTGGAAGAAACACTTAATTGGAGATCAACCTACAAGCCTGAGGAAATCTGCTGG GGCGAAGTTGCAAATGAGGGTGAGACTGGAAAAGTTTACAGGGCAAATTTTCGTGATCGTAGCGGGAGGACTGTTCTTATACTGAGACCAGGAATGCAG AACACGGTATCAATAGACAATCAAATGCGTCATCTAGTCTATCTCATAGAGAATGCTGTCTTCAACCTTCCTGAGGGCCAAGAACAGATGGCGTGGTTGATAGACTTCACCGGGTGGACGCTAAGTACTACCGTGCCTGTCAAATCTGCACGAGACACCATCAATATTTTACAGAACCACTACCCTGAGAGATTAGCCGTAGCATTTCTCTACAACCCCCCACGGATTTTTGAAGCATTTTGGAAG ATTGTCAAGTACTTCTTGGACAACAAGACATTCCACAAGGTCAAGTTTGTTTACCCCAAGAATAAAGACAGCGTGGAGCTTATGAAGCAATATTTTGATGAGAAAAATCTCCCTACTGAGTTTGGAGGGCATGCCATACTAAACTATGACCATGAGGAGTTCTCGAAATTAATGACTCAAGATGATGTGAGATCAGCTGCCTTTTGGGGTCGCGATGACAAGCTACCACATTATGGTAACGGGCATTCTGGAGCCGAGGTGGCTCCTGAACCGGTGTGCCTTGCACCGGTAGCCAGCTGA